In Phaseolus vulgaris cultivar G19833 chromosome 7, P. vulgaris v2.0, whole genome shotgun sequence, the genomic stretch GATTGTTTAGGAGAAAAGTTAAGTTTATGCTTGCCAAAATAACGTACCAGAGGTGGGTGGTCAACTGCTGGGTGCAAGTGTATAGCTAATATGATTAAAAATTATTCAAGTGGCATTTTCAGGTCGAAGGGTGGTTGGGGTTAGATTTTAGGGATTTAAATTTGGGCGTTGGCGAGGATTTCAGGGTTATAATATTTGAAACTGGAATCGGAATAGGGTAAGATCAGATGACACAAACACATAATTTCTACTTTACTCTTTAGATTTTCCAACAGTCATTTAGATTTCATATTCGCTGTTCTTCAACAATGAAGTTAAAATCAGGAAAAAAGGACAAAATATCATAAATCTAGTATGCTTTTACAAAAACATACACATGCTTATATGCATATAATTCCATATACGTGCAAACGGGTACATATTAACCATATTCAATAAATGTCATCCAAAAGTATTCATAAGAGATAACCCATCATGCATCGTCAATTAGTTCAGTACTGTTAACAAGGATAGAGAATAACAGGTGGGCGTGGGTTAGAAAAGAGAGGCTGGgttcaaacaaaaacagaaaaagcaAAAAAACTGAAACCTGCCAATAACACCGAATAGCGGGTGGAAGCTTGCTAAGACAGAATAAAAGCCACACAAAAAAACTTCAACAATCACTGACTTCAAAAGTAGGTCAAGACTGGGCCCTAACTTTAAAACTGTGTGATTGTGAAATCATAAGATCAAACATACAGCTCGACTctcaattttaaaacaatttcattCAGCCTAAAACTTCACGAGCAATAAGAACTGTTCAGAGGGATTAAAATTATCAGATGACAAAATTCTACAATTGCAATCCCAATTTTAACAACCATGTTCATCAATTCTGCCATGGCCGCTGCTTCTACAATGGAAGCCACACAAAAGGCAGTCACCAAATCCCACAACAGGAAATCCAAAACTTTTCCACACCAACCTCAAATGCTAAAACACTATAACAGAAGACGATTTATCATAAAATCCCCCTCTCTCACTCTTATGCGAGAGAAAAGAGAACTGTAAGACATGGATCCTCCTGGCTTGACAAACACTTCTATctactaaagaaaaaaaaaacttttttttctaaacCCTTGTCGTAATATTAAGacaaacattaaaaaaacacaCAATAGAAGAAGAAAGATACCATCTCATGATGAAATGTGTCATAGCAAGTTAGTAGACGTTGCGTAAATGATAAATCACACAAGAATTTCCAAAATCCCAATACACAATCAAATAATCAATATTTCAAATACAAACAAAATCCCCTGGATattttctccttcctttcttacCTTATATGTGAAAGAAGAAACCCTGCAGCAGCAGTCTACCCCGAATCGAGTACGGATAAATCTGCGTcgaatcaaatcaaatcaacaGTTGAAAACTGAAAAGAATTGAGAAACAAAAATCGCAACTAAGGAACCTAAAGAAAGGGGGAAAAAGATCGATGGAGCGGAGagaattgaaattgaaagagaAGTGGTAGTACCTGAAGGAAGTAGAAGATGAAGAAAGTAGATATGAAGATTGGGATTTAGGGTTAGGGTTGGGGTAGGGCTTGCTGCTTCCAGAAAGGTCTAATATGAAGAGAAACAGCAATGTTTAATTCgatttataaaaagttttctCTCATCTTGAACCGGACCGGATTCTTTCACGCGCCCAGAGGTCGGTGACCACGCGGACGCGGTTCACGCCACAGGTAGTTCtatgattttattaaaattaaaataactttaaaaaggtataaataatTGGAATAAAGGCATATATTTCATgtaaaaaaacttttaatatatatattgatcCATTTCTACAGGTTTAAAAATCTTCATTTGAGGCAAAGTAAACATGATTagtgtaatttaatttttattcaatttaattaaCACTGTTGAAATTGAAGAACTTTTCCTTAGATATTCTAGTGTATTTTTAgataaatgtatttataataattaaatattttagttcgctcaataataatgaatttattattatgttgtTGAGAGACATGAACTGTAAAAACAACTTAAGGTAATGTTTGATAATATTTTACTCTTTGTCATTGTGTATAAAAATCtattaaaaggaaaaatattttttttaaaacattaaatttaaaataatgaatgaaTGCTCGTTAATCTAATAACAAACTTAACtacattttaatattaatagtttttttttgttaaaacttCTTCTTAAAATAGAATATATTTtgcataaataaaattaacactgtgtttaatatttttcattttgttgtttataatttaatattattaaaataaaaaaaattgaatagcgtattataaaataaaaaatgttttttatgaccataaacaataataaatttctttattAAATGTTGATTATATTTGAGATTTGGAATATGTCTAGTTGgaaaatatattacttttttcaAACTTATATTGATATTTTGCAGATTCGATGTGACTTAGTTGAGATGAAGAAAAACATTTAGAATATTATACTATATTAGTTTGTGTTTGCAtaatcaatataattttttgaaatatatgctaacattattattaataatgttagtaatatagtaatatatcaattattaataataataatattttgttttttttctatgtGGATTATAAACATGatcttgttttaattaattagatTCATTTAgtcttatatttattatttattttctcttcttaAAAGAGATAGatacaagagaaaataattGGTTAATGATAGACATATTCACTACCTCTacaagcttttttttttctctatagtAAACTAAGatataattaacaaaaaaaatacacttagTTATCTAAAAGAACTTGTTAAAAAGTATCAAGATACTCTTTATGTAAATAAAACACATTGAAATCACACATGAAAACAATTTTACAAGATATtaatttctatataaaaaaaatcaacttcaATTACTATTCTGAAAGGAAGATAAATAATGCAAGGTGCAATAAAACTTAACATTATCTTTTGTGTTCTGAACATAAAAACAAACACaagttatttattatataaacacAAGTTATCTTTtcatataattatgtttaatagtaaaattaaataaataatattattattcagaCAGAACATGTAAGAAGACACATAAATTTtacgtaaaaaaaaatcaacaaacaaatttacaaaataaaggaataatttctgtttttaaataaggttttcattttttgaaatttaaaattattaattattcttttaaaatggatttttttttagtttttgtatttttttaaaaaaaatctatttattcaaaatttataaacacTGTTGTATCCGGAAAAATGAGAAATGAAAGAAATAAGgagaaaaatgaaattatttaaatttagaataaaaaagtaaaaataaaaaagataaataaatttatttataatgaatatttttattttcatagtactaacttaattatttagtttattataataaaaattattttaatattaattacataattaattatgattttaaatattttattaatatttatagacataataaaatataatggaTAAGATATTCAGTTTCCcgcaatttttttaatcatttgtGAAAAGAATGAAAGTTTtgggttttttaatatttttttttagtaattatacagatctttttcaaattttacatttttgtcTTCTAAATTCGACGTGAATCAGTTTAAAGACAAACTTCTCCTTGTGATTGACAAAGTCGTTCAATTACCACACCTGCCCCAACCTGCCCCCTAAAGTCAATCAATGCGCTAGTTGGAGttaaaaaagaagagaaatatATGTCAGAACTTCACCAAAAATCTTGACATGAACAAAATCCATCCTTAAAGTGGTGAAAACGGTTTGTATCTCGAACAATAATCTCCCTGCTAGTAAACTTGGACATAAGTTTCATAAAAATGTGGCAATCACCACAAATTCTGAGGTTTTTTATAATCCTAATTGGTATACAACTAGGCAAACACATCAATCCAAATGTAATAGCAAGCTTCTCACTGTGGTGCCTCAAAAGCATCTGTTTCCTACTCTCTTCCACATCGTGTAGGTCATTACTGGTATCAACTTTGTAATTTAGCTTCTTCAACTCCACCACCAAATCATCCAACTTGGCATAAATCTCATCAATTTGTGGATGATTTCTCTCACCGACAGTAAATGAATGAACTTTATTCTTAATTTCAATCCAACTTGTACCTCTCTCCTTTTTCAGATCATTCTCTCGAAGAAGCTTCCTTGCTCTTGCAACTTCGTCCCACTTTTCATTAGCTGCATATATATTTGCTAGCAAGATGTGGTTTCCTGCATTATTAGGTTCCATTTCAAACAGATGCTTGGCTGCAATCTCAGCAAGCTCAATATTGCCATAAACTCTACAAGAAGCTAAAAGTGAACCCCACATAGAAGAAGTTGCATTAAATGGCATTCTTTCTATCAATTCATAAGCCTTGTGAACCAGTCCTGCTCGACCAAAAATATCAACCATACATGAGTAGTGAAGGACACTCGGTGAAAGTTTGTGCTGCCTAACCATGAGATCAAAATATTTCTGTCCTTCTTCATGTAAACCCATATGACTGCATGCATTTAGTATTGATACATATGTTACATCATCAGGAAAGAGGCCCCTCTGCTGCATTTTTTCGAATAAGACCATAGCCTCGGGTGCATGAGCATGTCTAGCAAACCCAGAAATCATTGCATTCCACAAAACAATGCTCCAAACCTCCATCACACCTTGAAACGCAAGATATGCTTCCCTTATGCAGCCACATTTGGCATACATGTCTATAAGGGAGGAAGAAACATATATGTTTGACCCAAATCCAGACTTATGTGAAATGGCATGAAGTTGCTTCCCTTCAACCAAAGTTGCCAGACCTGCACAAGCACTAACAGCAGATGAAATCATAAAAGGGTCCTGCTCGAAACCCATAAACTGAGCATTGTGAAAAAGCAACAACGTCTCCTCATGAAACCCATTTTGCACATATCCAGCCATCATTGAACTCCATGTAACAGCATTCTTTTCAGGCATACTATCAAATATCTGACTTGCATATTTTATTGAAGAGAACTTAGCATAAACATGGAGTAAAGCAGTTCCAACAAAACAATTTGAATCTATAGCAGCCTTAATCGAAAAAGCATGCAACTGCATGCACTCAAGTATAGCATATTTGAAGGCACACTTGCATAGAACACTTGAAATGGTAAATTCATTGAACGGGGTTCCTTCTCTTTGCATTTGAATGAAAAGAGTTAGAGCTTCCTCCTGACCCTCGGCATTATGGGTAAGTGCTCCAATTATGGTATTCCATGAAACTAAGCTTTTCACTGGCATTTCATTGAATTTTTTGCGTGCACTATCAACTAAAGAACATTTAGAGTACATATTAATCAGCATATTTGATGTTAACACATCCATTTCCCAGCCAACACGAATAACCTGAGCATGACATGCTCTTCCTCCCACTGATGATCTTGTTTTTGCACATAACTGCAAAAGATAGTGCAAATTTGACACATGAACTACATTTTCAACCAATGAGGGCTCCGGTTTATCCTCATAAATAACTGATAATTTCCTAATATGGATTCCATAACAATCACAAAATCTCTCACACCTTCTCAATGTTTTCATACCATTCTTGCtaaagaaattgaaattgaaattgaaagaaaGATCGATGGAGCGGAGagaattgaaattgaaagagaAGTGGTAGTACCTGAAGGAAGTAGAAGATGAAGAAAGTAGATATGATGATTGGgaattagggttagggttagggttggGGTAGCTGCTTCCAGAAAGGTCTAATATGAAGAGAAACAGCAATGTTCAATTCgatttataaaaagttttctCTCATCTTGAACCGGACCGGATTCtttataaaatgtatttaaaataattaaatattttagttcgctcaataataatgaatttattattatgttgtTGAGAGACATGAACTGTAAAAACAACTTAAGGTAATGTTTGATAATATTTTACTCTACAACTTTATTGTTGTCACTGTGTATATAAATCTATTAAaaggaataatattttttttaaacataaaatttaaaataattaatgaatgCTCGTTGATCAATAGCAAACTTAAACTACATTTTAATACTAgtagttttttttgttaaaacttcttacaaaataatattttttgcataaataaaattaacactgtgtttaatattttttatgtgttgtttataattaaatattattaaaataaataaaaaattgaatagcttgttataaaataaaatatgttttttatgacCATAagcaataataaatttatttattaaatgttgATTATATTTGAGATTTGGAATATGTCTACTTGGATATAAAACGTTAAAAATACTATATTTAGCATTAGatataaattgaataaaaataaaaatttagtattaaaaaatttagagaTTTTGCAATATGTtatctaaaattattaaattaaaggtacaaattttaaattttaaatttaaattcacgTTGAGATTTAAAATTGTGtgaaacaaagaaaaattaGCATCCATGTTTATTTAGAAGTTTAACACATAAACTCTACTCTAATAATCGTAGGATAAAAGTTTCCTCCTCAATTCatgtatttaataaatacatTCTCATGTATCATCCAAAAACTTGAGAGatcacttaaataaattttatatatctaTATCCTTTATAAACATTGTATTTAAACCATTTCATCATATcgtatattatttaaattataagtgTCAACACCTATTTATACAAAACATCAtttaattttcacaaactataaaatttcaagaattaaccgaaaaaaaaacattcaaaatgATAAAATGATCACCAAAAAACTGTTTTTGTTAACTTAAAACCATTGGATAATATTGGAAATTTTgcctcaaattaaaaaaaaatgcattttgcataattatatttgtatttcaattatttaaattgaaaattcaaaatgacACTTTTGTTAAATACACTTCTCAAAATTATAGAGCCGACTTAGTTCAGTGGTAGAGCGCGTGGCTTTTAACCACGTGGTCGTGGGTTTGATCCCCACAGTCGGCGTCTtatgttttaatgttttaattgcATAATGATATCTACCATAAAAAATTTGTCCAGTTTTTGATATATACGAACATGTAATGTTACAAGGTCAagttttaattagtttttctaACCTAATTCATTAACAACATTTCATAATGGTTAAGATTTCTTAATACATGTATCTTGCACCCCAATAAATGGATAAACCAAAGACTAAATAAGTTGAGATGaacttttttcttaattgaCAAGACTAATAGTAAGCTcaaacaagagaaaaaaataaatttgaaatattattgTAGCAAAAtgccacttatatataatgcaTATTATAATTGATCATATACCTTCATAACATGTacaattaataatatcattaatacaTGTATAAAATCATGTCATAATATAAAGTCATCACATTTCAACATGTTGTCGTGTAGGTGAACTTCTTTTACTTGAGCGACCTTTCTCCATAAGTAAGACATCAACCATATTATTGCTTAAACAGTCTCATTAATGCTAACGTGAGATTCACTTATTGGAAATATTAACAAGTTCCAAAGTCATTTTCATCGCCATTAGATGTTTGAACATCCATCCAACACTCAATCATGTAGTACACACATCATGCATTGTGAATCGTTTAAAACATGTGTGCACATCATCTTTGTTACGCTTAAGCATTTAGAATAGTGTTTGAGCCATAAACCATACATTTAAGTTCATTTATATAATGTTTGACTGATATGtttcagaagaaaaaaataattgtttcaattttttcGATTAGAGTACGAGTCATCACTTAAGTTATCTCACACCACTTGAGTGATACATAAGAATACATCTCACACGTAAAACATTTACTCCCTTTTATAGATTAAActtcataaatataatattaacttCACTTAATTGTATTGAATTTTAGAGATATaatattaattcatttttatatagattaaattttagaaatataatatttgtatttctgcATAATTATACTTGTATTTCAAtcatttaaattgaaaatttaagatGACACTTTTGTtaaataaactcatttaaaaTTATAGAGCTGACTTAGCTCAGTGGTAGAGCGTGTGGCTTTTAACCATATGGTTGTGGGTTCGAACCCCACAGTCTAAATCTTTTTTTCCTTAATTGACAGACTAGTAATAGTGAGCTCAAACAAGAgaagaaaacaaatttgaaatattattatagCAAAAtgccacttatatataatgcaTGTCATAATATAAAGTCATCACCATACATTTAAGTGTATTTATATAATGTTTGACGAATATgttttaagagaaaaaataaaataaaaataatcgtTTCAATATTTTTCTCTATTAGAGTACACACCACACCACTTGAGCGATACATAAGAATACATCTCACACGTAAAAAGAATGATCACATagtaaaaattaacattaactCCTTTTATAGATTgaactttataaatataatattaactcCACTCAATTGTATtgaatttagaaatataatattaactcttttttacatagattaaattttagaaatataatattttcctAAGTGTATTTTAACCAACAAGAATCTTACAACAACAATATATTTCTCTCAACCATCCATTTAGGAgaagataaagaaaattaaaatttaagtagAATTGAATATACTTATCAAAACTAAGCCTTGCGTGATTTAAATAAGACTACACTCTTTAAACTCGTCAATAATTTAGTTTgcaatttgttttttaaaggaaaacctCATTTTTATTATAGAGACGTTTTATTAATCTGATTATACGGTTGTTGAAACTTAAATACATACATATACGTGTGTGTGGAGGTATAGATACCAATACTCTAAATAGACACGTTACTT encodes the following:
- the LOC137828089 gene encoding pentatricopeptide repeat-containing protein At5g04780, mitochondrial-like, with translation MKTLRRCERFCDCYGIHIRKLSVIYEDKPEPSLVENVVHVSNLHYLLQLCAKTRSSVGGRACHAQVIRVGWEMDVLTSNMLINMYSKCSLVDSARKKFNEMPVKSLVSWNTIIGALTHNAEGQEEALTLFIQMQREGTPFNEFTISSVLCKCAFKYAILECMQLHAFSIKAAIDSNCFVGTALLHVYAKFSSIKYASQIFDSMPEKNAVTWSSMMAGYVQNGFHEETLLLFHNAQFMGFEQDPFMISSAVSACAGLATLVEGKQLHAISHKSGFGSNIYVSSSLIDMYAKCGCIREAYLAFQGVMEVWSIVLWNAMISGFARHAHAPEAMVLFEKMQQRGLFPDDVTYVSILNACSHMGLHEEGQKYFDLMVRQHKLSPSVLHYSCMVDIFGRAGLVHKAYELIERMPFNATSSMWGSLLASCRVYGNIELAEIAAKHLFEMEPNNAGNHILLANIYAANEKWDEVARARKLLRENDLKKERGTSWIEIKNKVHSFTVGERNHPQIDEIYAKLDDLVVELKKLNYKVDTSNDLHDVEESRKQMLLRHHSEKLAITFGLMCLPSCIPIRIIKNLRICGDCHIFMKLMSKFTSREIIVRDTNRFHHFKDGFCSCQDFW